The Mucilaginibacter mallensis genome has a segment encoding these proteins:
- the recO gene encoding DNA repair protein RecO, protein MLHKTRAIVFKTTDYGESSVIVQLFTEKFGLQSYIINGVKKPKAKISRNMLQPLHLLDLVVYHKNNTSIQRISELKNSPVLLSVPYDVIKSCLAIFLNEVLYKAIRQQGADENLFGFVFSAIELLDNATEGLANFHLLFLIQLTRYLGFYPDMSRADDADYFDMKNGVFNQYKPDSFSYLSPPHTHNFYNLLQCSFENIVQLKISNDDRRYLISKLLEYYALHIESFGNIRSQAVLEEVLG, encoded by the coding sequence ATGCTGCATAAAACGCGGGCCATCGTTTTTAAGACTACCGATTATGGCGAAAGCAGCGTTATAGTGCAGCTGTTTACCGAAAAATTCGGCCTGCAATCATACATCATTAATGGGGTAAAAAAGCCAAAGGCCAAAATAAGCCGCAATATGCTGCAGCCCCTGCATTTGCTCGACCTGGTGGTATATCATAAAAATAATACCAGTATACAGCGCATCTCCGAGCTTAAAAATTCGCCGGTATTATTGTCGGTGCCGTATGATGTGATAAAAAGTTGTCTGGCTATTTTCCTGAACGAAGTTTTATATAAAGCCATACGCCAGCAAGGGGCAGATGAGAATTTATTTGGATTTGTATTTAGCGCTATTGAACTATTGGACAATGCCACCGAGGGCTTGGCTAACTTTCATTTATTATTCCTGATACAGCTTACGCGCTACCTGGGTTTTTACCCCGACATGAGTCGTGCTGATGATGCCGACTACTTTGATATGAAGAACGGTGTTTTCAACCAGTATAAGCCTGATAGTTTTTCATACCTGTCGCCGCCGCATACTCACAATTTTTACAACCTGCTGCAATGCAGCTTTGAAAACATCGTCCAATTAAAAATATCTAATGATGATCGGCGCTACCTGATCTCCAAACTCCTGGAGTACTACGCGCTGCATATTGAAAGCTTTGGGAATATCCGCTCCCAGGCTGTACTTGAAGAGGTTTTAGGTTAA
- a CDS encoding diacylglycerol kinase family protein produces the protein MKKFIRGFGYAFKGIGYTAKTQLNFRVHLVATVLAAFMGYALHISVNEWQWLILCVTLVLMAELFNTAIEFLTDLVSPDYNELAGHVKDVSAGAVLIAAFFALITGCIIFLPKLLALINHAA, from the coding sequence ATGAAAAAATTCATACGCGGTTTTGGTTATGCTTTTAAGGGGATAGGTTACACTGCAAAAACACAGCTTAACTTCAGGGTGCATTTGGTGGCTACCGTGCTGGCTGCATTTATGGGTTACGCGCTGCATATATCGGTAAACGAATGGCAATGGCTCATCCTTTGCGTTACCCTGGTATTGATGGCCGAACTATTCAACACCGCCATTGAATTTCTAACCGACCTGGTATCCCCCGATTATAACGAGCTTGCCGGGCATGTAAAAGATGTTAGCGCCGGCGCGGTATTGATTGCCGCTTTCTTTGCGCTGATAACCGGTTGTATCATCTTTTTACCAAAGCTGTTAGCACTTATAAATCATGCTGCATAA
- a CDS encoding sigma-54-dependent transcriptional regulator — translation MQSILIVEDEARLLSLLARIIEIDGYHVLKAQSAKAGIKLLENEDVRVVISDVQLPDENGIELVKRIKRIHSYIEVINLTAFGSIKDSVRAMQNGAFDYLTKGDDNDKILPLLRKALAKANHQFKTYQLENTAARPYSFETILGSSPAIISAIDLAVKVSHTNTTVLLLGETGTGKEVFAKAIHEESDRKANPFIALNCSSFSSELLNSELFGYVAGAFTGANKDKKGLIEEANNSTLFLDEIGELSLELQAKLLRVLEDGTFHKIGDSKTTTSNVRIIAATNKDLKQEIEHNKFRADLFYRLSVFTITLPPLRERRDDIEMLANYFLKRFANKINRSVINMDPEFIKVLTGHEWKGNIRELKNVIERVVILANGETLTTDLLPIEFFMHDNDGSDSTQPFNLSLIESQFIKKALYHAKGNKGEAARLLGISISTLYRKIEEYKIV, via the coding sequence ATGCAATCTATTTTAATTGTAGAGGATGAAGCCAGGCTACTTAGTTTGCTTGCAAGGATTATTGAAATAGATGGGTACCATGTATTAAAAGCCCAATCAGCCAAAGCCGGTATAAAGCTTTTGGAAAACGAGGATGTAAGGGTTGTAATAAGTGACGTACAGTTGCCTGATGAAAATGGGATTGAACTGGTAAAACGCATAAAGCGTATCCATTCTTATATTGAGGTAATTAATTTAACCGCATTCGGATCAATAAAGGATAGCGTAAGGGCTATGCAAAACGGGGCCTTCGATTACCTTACCAAAGGCGATGATAATGACAAGATTTTACCCTTATTACGTAAAGCCTTAGCTAAAGCCAATCACCAGTTTAAAACTTATCAGCTCGAAAACACCGCTGCCAGGCCCTATAGCTTTGAAACCATATTAGGAAGTTCGCCGGCTATAATTAGTGCAATTGATTTGGCTGTAAAAGTTTCGCATACCAATACCACTGTTTTATTATTGGGCGAAACCGGAACAGGTAAAGAAGTTTTTGCAAAGGCTATACACGAAGAGAGCGACCGCAAGGCAAACCCGTTTATCGCTCTAAATTGCAGCTCATTTTCAAGCGAATTATTGAACAGCGAATTATTCGGCTATGTAGCAGGTGCATTTACAGGGGCTAATAAGGACAAGAAGGGCTTAATTGAAGAAGCCAATAACAGCACACTCTTTCTGGATGAGATAGGTGAGCTGAGCCTTGAGCTACAGGCAAAGTTGTTACGCGTTTTAGAGGATGGCACATTCCACAAAATTGGCGACTCTAAAACCACTACATCAAATGTGCGCATAATAGCTGCTACTAATAAGGACCTGAAGCAAGAGATTGAGCATAATAAATTCAGGGCCGATCTTTTTTACAGGCTTTCGGTATTTACCATCACCTTGCCACCCTTGCGCGAGCGCCGTGACGATATTGAAATGCTGGCTAATTATTTCTTAAAAAGATTTGCCAATAAAATAAACCGCTCGGTTATTAATATGGATCCGGAGTTTATCAAAGTTTTAACCGGGCACGAGTGGAAGGGAAACATCCGCGAGCTGAAGAATGTTATTGAACGTGTTGTGATATTAGCCAACGGTGAAACCCTCACCACCGATTTGCTCCCCATTGAATTTTTTATGCATGATAACGATGGCAGCGATAGTACACAACCATTTAACCTATCGCTTATCGAGAGCCAGTTTATAAAAAAAGCGCTGTATCATGCAAAAGGCAATAAAGGCGAGGCGGCACGCCTTTTAGGTATAAGTATCTCCACTTTATACCGCAAAATAGAAGAATATAAAATAGTCTGA
- a CDS encoding SDR family oxidoreductase has product MDLKLTNKVAIVLAASKGLGRAIATTLSAEGAKVIIGSRDENELNKTAAEIQKLTGNPVTAIAIDVSKNEEIESFVKKAAAIYGRIDILLNNAGGPPFDKFENFDEQAWQKAFDLNLLSVATMSRLVLPYLKQSGNGRIINIISGSVKSVLANSVLSTSMRMGVVGMAKLMADEFGPYNITVNNVAPGLILTDRIKDTVPKGADPEQALKEKAKSIPLGRIGKPEELAAVVAFLASEQAAYVSGTTIQVDGGANRAIF; this is encoded by the coding sequence ATGGATTTAAAACTCACCAACAAAGTAGCCATCGTACTGGCAGCCAGCAAAGGCCTGGGTAGGGCAATAGCCACCACCCTATCCGCCGAAGGCGCAAAAGTTATTATTGGCTCGCGCGATGAAAATGAACTAAACAAAACTGCTGCTGAAATACAAAAGCTTACCGGTAACCCCGTTACCGCCATCGCCATTGATGTGTCAAAAAATGAGGAAATAGAAAGTTTTGTTAAAAAAGCAGCGGCGATTTATGGCCGTATCGATATCCTGCTCAATAATGCTGGCGGACCACCATTTGATAAATTCGAGAATTTTGATGAACAAGCCTGGCAAAAAGCTTTCGACCTGAACCTGCTAAGCGTAGCAACCATGAGCAGGCTGGTGTTGCCTTATCTAAAGCAATCGGGCAATGGGCGCATCATTAATATTATCAGCGGTTCAGTGAAATCGGTTTTAGCAAATTCGGTACTATCCACCAGTATGCGCATGGGGGTTGTAGGCATGGCAAAACTAATGGCCGATGAATTTGGCCCGTACAATATCACGGTAAACAATGTGGCGCCGGGCCTGATATTAACCGACCGTATAAAAGACACCGTACCCAAAGGTGCTGACCCTGAACAAGCCTTAAAAGAAAAAGCAAAATCCATCCCGTTAGGAAGAATAGGCAAACCTGAAGAACTGGCGGCAGTAGTGGCGTTTCTGGCATCAGAACAAGCCGCGTATGTTAGCGGCACAACCATACAGGTTGATGGTGGGGCGAACAGGGCGATATTTTAG
- a CDS encoding VOC family protein has product MDNADHPPVNIQQAVPFFMVKSMEASLKFYIEKLGFIVAMDWTPHGKIEWCWLKRDSIAIMLQEPRKKDHWIYTTNQPGKGISICFQCLDALALYHEFTAKGVEIDEPFVGNNLWVVAFDDIDGYRLDFESPTDVPEETKYFEWFKPI; this is encoded by the coding sequence ATGGACAATGCAGATCACCCACCGGTAAATATTCAGCAGGCAGTGCCTTTCTTCATGGTAAAGAGCATGGAGGCTTCGCTAAAATTTTATATCGAAAAACTTGGCTTTATTGTAGCCATGGACTGGACCCCGCACGGCAAAATTGAATGGTGCTGGCTGAAGCGTGATTCCATAGCCATTATGCTGCAGGAACCCCGTAAAAAAGACCATTGGATATACACAACAAACCAGCCGGGCAAAGGCATATCCATCTGCTTTCAATGCCTCGACGCGCTTGCCCTTTATCATGAGTTTACCGCAAAAGGCGTTGAGATAGACGAACCTTTTGTTGGTAACAACCTATGGGTGGTAGCTTTTGATGATATTGATGGCTATAGGCTTGATTTTGAAAGCCCTACCGACGTGCCGGAGGAAACTAAATATTTTGAGTGGTTTAAACCTATTTAA